In a single window of the Oscillatoria sp. FACHB-1407 genome:
- a CDS encoding zinc ribbon domain-containing protein, which produces MKCPQCQTENKPDSQFCFNCGTPLKTFTAPDDSVRGRSSSSAKRYAQGKNPTIATVLSFLIVGVGQFYNGDAIKGVVMLVGAIVLSFTVVGSIGIWVWSMIDAYQVAKGNTSLWS; this is translated from the coding sequence ATGAAATGCCCCCAATGTCAGACTGAGAATAAACCCGACTCCCAATTCTGTTTCAATTGTGGTACGCCTCTCAAAACGTTTACTGCTCCTGATGATAGTGTCCGAGGCAGATCTTCATCTTCTGCAAAACGATATGCTCAGGGTAAAAATCCAACCATTGCTACAGTTCTTTCGTTCCTCATTGTTGGAGTAGGGCAATTTTATAATGGCGATGCGATCAAAGGAGTAGTGATGTTGGTCGGGGCGATCGTTTTGAGTTTTACGGTCGTAGGGTCAATTGGGATTTGGGTCTGGTCAATGATAGACGCCTATCAAGTTGCAAAGGGTAATACAAGTCTATGGAGTTGA
- a CDS encoding DUF5946 family protein gives MQPSSPKLSPCLGCGAMLPVNARASIGATHDYLLASAECWATFGEVLAREYSNAAYAKVHRLTVDAYAVQHPGHPSPQSIQSVTLHLISLCLVLECGFDMDQATRTMQRLARHKSDFVWLTPPNSLGDKTILDVWQAPDAIAHVKAVEEWAQSAWSAWESHHPQVRQWTLDWALNCA, from the coding sequence ATGCAACCCTCATCGCCAAAGCTCTCGCCCTGTCTTGGATGTGGGGCTATGCTTCCCGTCAACGCTAGAGCAAGTATTGGGGCAACTCACGATTATCTACTGGCTTCTGCTGAGTGTTGGGCCACGTTTGGCGAGGTGTTAGCGCGAGAGTATTCCAATGCTGCTTATGCCAAAGTCCATCGGCTCACGGTTGATGCCTATGCTGTTCAACACCCCGGACACCCCTCGCCGCAGAGCATTCAATCCGTCACCCTCCATCTCATTAGCCTGTGTCTAGTTCTAGAGTGTGGCTTTGACATGGATCAAGCCACCCGCACCATGCAACGGTTAGCCCGACATAAATCTGATTTTGTTTGGCTGACTCCACCCAACAGCTTAGGCGACAAGACCATTCTGGATGTGTGGCAAGCCCCCGATGCCATAGCCCATGTCAAAGCGGTGGAGGAATGGGCCCAGTCTGCCTGGTCTGCCTGGGAATCGCATCATCCACAAGTGCGGCAGTGGACTTTAGATTGGGCACTCAATTGTGCCTGA
- a CDS encoding T9SS type A sorting domain-containing protein, with the protein MAREILEIEGTTVNVGSVENGGVVVKNGQIGVGSDTRDLYQIDITRPTQLTTLLVPKSANANLRLFDTNGNIFSSSREGTSNDAIFNPNLPVGTYFIEVTGSANTATNYDLSIIGAAVTNAQMGVTVDRIRSLATSKFEFLPFDQPDFFIESIVIDGNRSGSSRTFNNQADARPNFSFTRAVSNDDQIIRGEIIVRENDTPLPAQLADISPDQFSPNLTFNLDALQLTVGELFSFSPRSIERPITLQGGGDNPFGGFLQGNQRAAITFRVNYSAFTSSSTFNQLNRSTTTKGDNRSNTIVGNNRNGILDGGRGADDLSGMGGNDALIGNFGTDTLRGGAGRDITWGSQGNDTYYGGVGRDTFVLDLLRGVDVIKDYKDGVDKIGLTNGIVYELLDIRREGRNSGIFLGDQKLGVVENTRPRDLTADDFKSISFVTIKDIVTPQVMA; encoded by the coding sequence ATGGCACGCGAAATTTTAGAAATCGAAGGCACAACTGTTAACGTGGGCAGTGTTGAAAATGGTGGAGTTGTTGTTAAGAATGGTCAAATCGGAGTCGGTAGCGACACACGAGATCTTTATCAGATAGATATCACTCGACCGACCCAACTAACCACGCTTCTGGTTCCCAAATCTGCAAATGCGAATCTCCGTCTATTCGACACCAACGGAAATATATTTTCCTCGTCAAGGGAAGGCACGTCTAACGATGCTATTTTTAACCCAAATCTGCCAGTAGGAACTTACTTCATTGAAGTGACTGGTTCTGCTAACACTGCGACAAACTATGATCTGAGCATTATAGGTGCCGCTGTTACAAATGCTCAGATGGGTGTGACGGTCGATCGCATTCGATCCCTTGCTACATCTAAGTTTGAGTTTTTACCATTTGATCAACCTGACTTCTTCATCGAATCAATTGTGATTGATGGAAACAGGAGCGGTAGCAGCAGAACTTTTAATAATCAAGCCGACGCGCGCCCAAACTTTTCCTTTACTCGTGCAGTGAGTAATGACGACCAGATTATTAGGGGAGAGATTATAGTCCGTGAAAATGATACTCCTCTACCCGCTCAGTTAGCGGATATTAGTCCCGATCAATTTTCCCCAAATCTAACCTTCAATCTTGACGCATTGCAACTTACAGTAGGTGAACTCTTCTCGTTTTCTCCCAGATCGATAGAACGACCTATTACCTTGCAAGGTGGTGGGGATAACCCTTTTGGGGGATTTCTTCAGGGAAATCAGCGTGCGGCAATAACATTCCGCGTTAACTACAGTGCCTTCACTTCCTCCAGCACTTTCAATCAACTCAATCGCTCTACAACTACCAAAGGTGACAACCGCAGCAACACCATTGTCGGCAACAACCGTAACGGCATTTTGGATGGGGGGCGCGGTGCAGATGACCTCTCTGGCATGGGCGGCAACGACGCGCTGATTGGCAACTTTGGCACCGACACACTCCGGGGTGGTGCAGGTCGCGACATCACCTGGGGCAGCCAGGGCAATGACACTTACTATGGCGGCGTGGGACGCGACACCTTTGTGCTGGATTTGCTGCGCGGTGTGGATGTGATCAAAGACTACAAAGATGGTGTAGACAAAATTGGTCTGACCAACGGCATTGTCTATGAGTTGCTGGATATCCGCCGCGAAGGGCGCAACAGCGGCATTTTTCTGGGCGATCAAAAGCTGGGCGTGGTGGAAAACACGCGCCCCAGAGACTTGACGGCAGACGATTTCAAGTCCATCAGCTTTGTCACCATCAAGGACATTGTGACACCGCAGGTGATGGCGTAG
- a CDS encoding toll/interleukin-1 receptor domain-containing protein — translation MSESVKVFFSYSHKDEALRDALAAHLSSLEWQKVISSWHDRKIMAGTEWDADIKFQMDAADIILLLISPDFIASKYCREIEIPYAMQRHEAKEAYVIPIILRPFDWQDSPFSKLQAYPKDAKAVTSWENIDEAFVSVTQGIRTVAKFVFEQRQQRLQQKEADKARYLKKVEEVLSDGKISVIEQDTLDELQEELGLTSEEAREIRDAAYLPYKKYAESFDKYRQTLNKIIAQGYYPFNDETRRELELRQRDLGLKPEDVEQIETPILKQAEIEYQQRQEVKAVQQHEVQSHSSQPSSGEVTAATSVPPLTKIEKLSTKDEVILELLDSLFDALSSSNIEIGIEKFKGIAHRSLLLNGHIEPGFLKHNLTPAFTKTDRYKQPIQITSKKLSGRTKLGLRTDKEEGEEEIFMIARNDKSGGLDGQVRIFFPANGEAAKISGVSL, via the coding sequence ATGAGTGAGTCAGTTAAAGTTTTCTTCTCCTACTCACATAAAGACGAAGCATTAAGAGATGCACTGGCAGCACACTTGAGTTCTCTCGAATGGCAGAAAGTGATTTCGAGCTGGCATGACCGTAAGATTATGGCTGGGACAGAGTGGGATGCTGACATCAAATTTCAGATGGATGCAGCAGACATTATTCTGTTACTCATCAGCCCAGATTTTATTGCATCTAAATATTGCCGTGAAATTGAAATTCCCTATGCGATGCAACGGCATGAAGCAAAAGAAGCCTACGTTATCCCAATTATTCTGCGCCCTTTTGATTGGCAAGATTCTCCTTTTTCAAAGCTGCAAGCTTATCCCAAAGATGCAAAAGCAGTGACATCCTGGGAGAATATCGATGAGGCATTTGTTAGTGTAACTCAAGGGATTCGGACAGTCGCTAAATTTGTTTTTGAGCAACGTCAGCAACGATTACAACAAAAAGAAGCAGATAAAGCGAGATACCTTAAGAAGGTCGAAGAAGTCTTATCGGATGGCAAAATCTCTGTTATTGAACAGGATACTCTTGATGAACTTCAAGAAGAACTGGGATTGACATCCGAGGAAGCTCGTGAAATTAGAGATGCTGCCTATTTGCCCTATAAAAAGTATGCCGAGAGCTTTGATAAATACAGACAAACGCTAAATAAGATTATTGCTCAAGGATATTACCCTTTTAATGATGAAACTCGGCGTGAATTAGAGCTAAGACAAAGAGATTTAGGGCTAAAACCTGAAGACGTAGAACAGATTGAAACACCAATCTTAAAACAGGCAGAAATCGAGTATCAGCAACGGCAAGAAGTAAAGGCTGTTCAACAGCATGAGGTTCAATCGCACTCATCTCAACCCTCCAGTGGAGAGGTGACTGCTGCAACCTCAGTCCCCCCTTTAACCAAAATAGAAAAACTCTCTACTAAAGATGAAGTAATTCTAGAGCTTTTAGACAGCCTGTTTGATGCTTTATCGAGTTCTAATATTGAGATTGGAATTGAGAAATTTAAGGGAATTGCTCACAGGTCTTTGTTGTTGAATGGACACATTGAACCCGGATTTCTCAAGCATAATCTCACTCCAGCATTCACAAAAACTGATCGCTATAAGCAGCCGATTCAAATTACTTCTAAAAAGTTGAGTGGAAGAACGAAGCTTGGTTTAAGAACAGACAAGGAGGAAGGTGAAGAAGAAATCTTTATGATTGCTCGTAATGACAAATCAGGTGGATTAGATGGTCAAGTCCGAATCTTCTTCCCTGCCAATGGTGAAGCTGCCAAGATATCGGGAGTGAGTTTGTAA
- a CDS encoding NAD(P)/FAD-dependent oxidoreductase produces the protein MARSPLFRTLSRLLQAARSEAAHSTQSSPQSSAIAPRLNPSRRRFLKYSALAGAGAIATSAIAEFPRLQGAMGYGTPKVAIVGGGIAGLNAAYQLKKAGIIATVYEAKPYVGGRIQSQTVVSNNLVNDLGGSFINTDHEDILALAQELGLELFNRIENADQFAFPESAYYFDNKMLSEADLIDLLRPLADQLVIDAALLDEDFDTYAPEFDQRSVADYLDQHRDKITAPVVRRLAENAIRTEYGVEPEDSSALQLLYTVLLLDGDAVTPIGSDETYFIQGGSGKLIEGLARALPGQIRANLPLTELRSHNNGFQLTFGTGLVVDADYVILALPFMALRRVNLQVELPDTLRRFINEVNLGTNEKLFAGFNQRSWHQEQGFVGEAWTDLGYSQVWEETQRQPDQLEGALTFFLGGQEARPTRRTVERQGQQFVHRLNKLIPGTKAVATGQFYRTNWASDPYIGGGYTSFRPGQYLEFGEFLYIESDDPEERQDVYVGNLVFAGEHLSDEFYGYMNGGAQTGRLAAEIVSHHILVSQTQSSAT, from the coding sequence ATGGCACGTTCCCCTCTGTTTCGGACTCTGTCTCGTCTATTGCAAGCGGCTCGTTCTGAGGCGGCTCACTCGACTCAAAGCTCGCCTCAAAGCTCAGCGATCGCTCCCCGACTAAACCCCTCTCGTCGGCGGTTTTTGAAATATTCTGCTCTGGCTGGGGCTGGGGCGATCGCCACTTCTGCGATCGCGGAGTTTCCCCGGTTACAAGGGGCAATGGGCTATGGCACCCCCAAAGTGGCGATCGTTGGGGGTGGTATTGCCGGACTCAATGCCGCCTATCAACTCAAGAAAGCAGGCATCATTGCCACGGTGTATGAGGCAAAACCCTATGTCGGTGGACGAATTCAGTCTCAGACAGTGGTAAGCAACAACTTAGTCAATGATCTGGGCGGTAGCTTTATCAACACTGATCACGAAGACATTCTCGCACTGGCGCAAGAACTTGGGCTAGAGCTATTTAACCGGATCGAAAATGCTGACCAGTTTGCGTTTCCTGAAAGTGCCTACTACTTTGACAACAAAATGCTTTCTGAAGCAGACCTGATCGATTTGTTGCGTCCACTGGCTGACCAACTGGTGATCGACGCTGCCCTGCTCGATGAGGACTTTGACACCTACGCTCCAGAGTTCGATCAACGCTCGGTTGCTGATTATCTCGATCAACACCGTGACAAAATTACAGCCCCTGTGGTTCGCAGGTTGGCTGAAAATGCAATTCGTACCGAATATGGGGTAGAACCTGAAGACTCTTCTGCGCTGCAACTGCTGTATACCGTGTTGCTCCTGGATGGAGACGCCGTTACCCCGATTGGCAGTGATGAAACCTATTTCATTCAAGGGGGAAGTGGCAAGCTGATTGAAGGTCTGGCACGGGCTTTGCCGGGACAGATTCGCGCTAATTTGCCATTAACTGAATTGCGATCGCACAACAATGGCTTCCAACTCACCTTTGGCACAGGCTTAGTGGTTGATGCCGACTACGTCATTCTCGCATTGCCCTTTATGGCGTTGCGTCGAGTCAATCTCCAGGTTGAGTTGCCCGATACCCTGCGACGGTTTATCAACGAAGTCAACTTGGGCACTAACGAAAAGCTGTTTGCCGGGTTCAATCAACGTTCCTGGCACCAGGAGCAGGGATTTGTGGGTGAAGCCTGGACAGATCTGGGATATTCCCAGGTTTGGGAAGAAACACAGCGGCAGCCCGACCAGCTTGAAGGGGCACTCACCTTTTTCCTGGGTGGTCAGGAGGCGCGACCCACGCGGCGCACGGTTGAGCGACAGGGACAACAGTTTGTCCATCGCCTCAACAAACTGATTCCCGGCACAAAGGCTGTGGCTACCGGGCAATTCTATCGCACTAATTGGGCGAGTGACCCTTACATCGGTGGTGGTTACACCAGCTTTAGACCAGGTCAATATCTGGAGTTTGGTGAATTCCTGTACATCGAGTCCGATGACCCGGAGGAACGACAGGATGTCTACGTTGGCAACCTGGTATTTGCTGGGGAACATCTCAGTGATGAATTTTATGGCTACATGAATGGGGGAGCCCAGACCGGACGTTTGGCAGCGGAAATTGTGAGCCATCACATTCTCGTATCGCAAACACAAAGTTCTGCAACATAG
- a CDS encoding M48 family metallopeptidase, with amino-acid sequence MELIKIEGLSPQEYEHPFDKKALNALEKTPGLDLLVRKFYELSTEKLMRLEFTGSNLKITPSSFPDVYEILEDACENLNLKTTPEFYLRYDDYFRTLGFTTNNLQGITVGVTNPLVAISVECIERFSRPELLFIIGCEIGRIKSQHVLYEDIARLIPVLSGAITAATFGFAGFSVSIMSGLDLALTQWLRMADYTADRAGLLACQDVNAAMMAMAKIAGLPKKYFNSFNIDDFITQAREFEGFADNLHNKFLKGISLMYRDQAFTIARANELLKWIDSGSYQSVLERKTRIQAPQAPKFCRHCGSELQPSNLFCPSCGNKVMPV; translated from the coding sequence ATGGAGTTGATTAAGATTGAGGGACTGAGTCCCCAGGAATATGAGCATCCATTTGACAAGAAAGCTCTGAATGCGTTGGAAAAAACACCCGGATTAGATCTATTAGTGCGAAAATTTTATGAACTCAGCACTGAGAAATTAATGCGACTTGAGTTCACTGGGAGTAATCTCAAGATCACTCCCAGTAGTTTTCCGGATGTGTATGAAATCCTGGAAGATGCCTGTGAGAACTTAAATCTGAAGACAACACCAGAATTTTATCTGCGCTATGACGATTACTTTCGTACTTTAGGATTTACCACTAACAACCTGCAAGGAATAACGGTAGGAGTGACCAATCCGCTCGTTGCCATTAGTGTTGAATGCATTGAAAGGTTTTCCAGACCAGAACTCCTATTCATCATCGGTTGTGAGATCGGTCGCATTAAGAGCCAACATGTTCTTTATGAAGATATTGCGCGCCTGATTCCAGTATTGAGTGGCGCAATTACAGCAGCCACATTTGGGTTTGCTGGGTTCAGTGTCTCGATCATGTCGGGATTAGACTTGGCACTAACCCAGTGGCTTAGAATGGCAGACTATACTGCCGATCGCGCAGGACTGTTGGCATGTCAAGATGTGAATGCAGCGATGATGGCGATGGCAAAGATTGCAGGATTGCCTAAGAAGTATTTTAATTCTTTCAATATTGATGATTTCATTACTCAGGCAAGAGAGTTTGAGGGCTTTGCCGACAATTTGCACAATAAGTTTCTAAAGGGCATCAGCTTGATGTACAGAGATCAAGCGTTTACGATCGCCCGTGCCAATGAGCTTTTAAAGTGGATCGACTCTGGCAGCTATCAAAGTGTTTTGGAGCGCAAAACAAGAATTCAGGCACCCCAAGCCCCCAAATTTTGCCGACATTGCGGGTCTGAACTGCAACCTTCTAATCTCTTTTGTCCCAGTTGTGGCAACAAGGTCATGCCAGTGTGA
- a CDS encoding AAA family ATPase, producing MPAEQPEGFIDNWTYLKTELSWLDRVLMVAVARQRNEKKDVDRIAQNRADRATSHWWKGLISTEGNAAYDEYRKPTTPTTTTSKQTYQQQLEAKIHASQKKGIVLGLPSLCDRLQLTVFEKNLVLMSLAPEINRRYARIYRFLQGEEISTKTDLPTVDLVLRLLCRSDKEWRVARNRLMLDSPLVRYNLLKILPRHEDTLLNYPLKLNDSLVDYLLSEQPPTEALDGLLDLVPQTPASRQFLTYTDPTVAWDDLIAPAPLVQALRSLNQAVQFEGDSLGVVALLVGADGSGKTTAAEAIATHLNTPLATLDLAAVEPEHYDTVFHEIAVRSPSVLLIQSAQHWLKRSTLASDVQIHQFLKQRRQVAGITLLTVSLLPSVQVRWQHQMDQILTFPPPDRGDRLKLWQHALNPFLETDSLDLDWEALAQPHLTGAEIRAIARTATALAATQQSLMTMEHLAQAFRQQGKLFKLKPVSKPSQAKRATRKTTPSKTTKTTTGRSKPNPAKPKRSQKES from the coding sequence ATGCCAGCGGAACAGCCAGAAGGATTCATTGACAACTGGACTTATTTAAAGACAGAACTAAGCTGGCTCGATCGGGTGTTAATGGTGGCGGTAGCGCGTCAGCGCAATGAGAAAAAGGACGTCGATCGCATCGCTCAAAATCGGGCTGACCGAGCCACAAGCCACTGGTGGAAGGGGTTGATTTCGACGGAGGGCAATGCGGCCTACGACGAATATCGCAAGCCAACGACTCCAACCACAACCACGTCCAAACAGACCTACCAGCAGCAACTCGAAGCCAAAATTCACGCCAGCCAGAAAAAGGGTATTGTGTTGGGGTTGCCGTCTCTGTGCGATCGCCTCCAGCTCACCGTCTTTGAAAAAAATCTGGTGCTGATGAGCCTGGCTCCTGAGATTAACCGTCGCTATGCGAGAATTTACCGCTTCTTGCAGGGCGAAGAAATCAGCACCAAAACGGATCTACCCACCGTGGATCTCGTGTTGCGATTGCTCTGCCGTAGCGATAAAGAGTGGCGCGTTGCTCGCAATCGCCTCATGCTGGACTCTCCCCTGGTACGCTATAACCTGCTCAAAATTTTGCCCCGACACGAAGACACCCTGTTGAACTATCCCCTCAAACTGAACGACTCTCTGGTCGATTACCTCCTCTCTGAGCAACCGCCCACCGAAGCGTTAGATGGTCTGTTGGATCTGGTGCCCCAAACACCTGCATCCCGTCAGTTTTTGACCTACACTGACCCCACGGTCGCTTGGGATGACTTGATTGCACCTGCTCCTCTCGTGCAAGCGTTGCGATCGCTCAATCAGGCAGTGCAATTTGAGGGAGACTCGTTAGGTGTCGTGGCATTGCTAGTTGGGGCAGATGGGAGCGGTAAGACCACCGCAGCAGAAGCGATCGCCACTCACCTAAACACTCCCCTGGCAACACTGGATCTGGCAGCCGTGGAGCCGGAACATTACGACACCGTATTTCACGAAATCGCTGTGCGATCGCCCAGTGTCCTATTAATACAGTCGGCACAGCACTGGCTCAAACGCTCAACCCTGGCATCGGACGTGCAGATCCACCAGTTTCTCAAACAACGTCGCCAGGTCGCAGGCATTACACTGCTCACCGTATCGCTGTTGCCTTCGGTGCAGGTGCGCTGGCAACACCAGATGGATCAGATTTTGACCTTTCCGCCACCCGACAGGGGCGATCGCCTCAAACTCTGGCAACACGCCCTGAACCCATTTCTAGAAACCGATTCGCTTGATCTGGATTGGGAGGCACTCGCCCAACCCCACTTGACCGGAGCCGAGATCCGCGCGATCGCCCGCACCGCCACTGCGCTAGCTGCCACTCAGCAAAGCCTGATGACGATGGAGCACCTGGCTCAAGCCTTTCGGCAACAGGGTAAATTGTTTAAGCTCAAGCCTGTCAGCAAGCCGTCTCAGGCAAAACGAGCGACTCGAAAAACGACCCCCTCAAAGACAACCAAGACGACAACAGGGCGATCGAAACCGAATCCAGCAAAACCAAAGCGATCGCAAAAAGAGAGCTAA